A genomic window from Coccinella septempunctata chromosome 9, icCocSept1.1, whole genome shotgun sequence includes:
- the LOC123320838 gene encoding integrator complex subunit 2: protein MTFSAGVDPKVFRAIQNVDMNELAKCTEQEIRPVLPCLVRMGLISPLDTSKKCTNMKIDILTIVSGMELVNSIVALLSIDFHKLEVDVRKEQQLRQKGNTCLNDSILIGNLLNTSMALEYERSDMTRRLSILLGELLYIQTQIQEPLDGSNDYDSYMKASDLFDNDIFSEELSDIICIALAELPTTLNIISIVEILLHVHNGYAIICRIVANFPDSFKEVSTFLIQSGEKQEESISSLARANAISLLCTMNPSQALTVRNKCVELCRMPALAITLSLEHCSKNPDIDDSDMVAFISGLLLGNDQSIRNWIALFIRTGQKRKGEAPSNALQQLRDELLHRLQVILDASMESHLPDNMIVQASALLRLYCALRGIAAIKFQDEEVNLIIKLLTSHPSPTPAGVRFVSIGLCMLIACPSLISLQEHERKSIEWVQWLVNEEAYFESASGVTASFGEMLLLMAIHFHSNQLSAICDLVCATLGMKIPIRHNNMTRMKQVFTLEIFTEQVVTAHAIKVPVTNNLNANMSGFLPIHCIHQLLKSRAFAKHNVNIKNWIYKQICTSVSPLHSVLPLLVEVFVNSIIVPTNKNAEHTNKPLTENEIRRVFQSSIFGQYFDQKKSIFTMDFDNSMEDKDVVVDNTSLTPQLLLLYYLLLYEDCRLNNAQVLAAHNRKVKIYSSEFMSELPIKYLLHHAQKDQSSYSGLFGPLLKLLATHFPHLALVEDWLDDISMTVENRPEHVSEISLVEAFNNIEESPSKLNSVLQTLLKHEPIDIWPFAEVFTYYARNVLGDKVPRYIQDLYKDIWLRMNTVLPRRLWVLTVKNLVDDFSSLTRIDVAEDPLQILRCDERVFRCAPMYAIVLRVLRASLASSRSQLLQHLQANPKLDPSGQVMVEPDRESICKATIDAQESAAVQMLLESCLETEQDVTVPGQQWALQEVRSLVCSYIHQVFIAEAGLATLVHFQGYPSELLAVTVKGIPSMHICADFIVELMQQPSLKKQIFAIQLLSHLSVQYALPKNLNNCVTALNLLYALLGGLSCGQRVKLFTPILPALVRISEAFPPLVPDIMNLLMQLAKISESQASLASHFDAHLGKSLEISAQESRELCDLTQKTFSEILDKAVLKPEVYKQTSNNLLV, encoded by the exons ATGACGTTCAGTGCTGGCGTTGACCCGAAAGTCTTCAGGGCTATTCAGAATGTAGACATGAACGAATTGGCAAAATGTACCGAACAAGAAATTAGACCTGTATTGCCCTGTCTAGTAAGAATGGGGCTCATTTCACCCTTAGACACTTCTAAAAAGTGCACCAATATGAAAATCGACATATTAACTATTGTTTCTGGAATGGAATTAGTGAACTCCATAGTTGCGTTGTTATCTATCGATTTTCATAAATTGGAAGTAGATGTGAGGAAAGAACAACAGTTAAGGCAGAAGGGGAATACTTGTCTTAATGATTCCATCTTAATTGGAAATCTCCTCAATACTAGCATGGCATTGGAATATGAACGCAGTGATATGACAAGGAGATTAAGCATTTTGTTAGGAGAGCTCTTATATATTCAAACACAAATTCAGGAACCTTTGGATGGTTCTAATGATTACGATTCTTACATGAAAGCATCAGATCTCTTTGacaatgatattttttctgagGAGTTATCAGATATCATCTGTATTGCCTTAGCTGAGCTACCAACGACTCTAAATATAATCAGTATAGTTGAAATTCTTCTTCATGTTCATAATGGCTATGCTATAATATGTAGAATTGTAGCGAATTTTCCAGATAGTTTTAAAGAAG TTAGTACATTTCTGATACAATCTGGTGAAAAACAAGAAGAAAGTATCAGTAGTTTGGCCAGAGCCAATGCAATATCTTTGCTTTGTACAATGAATCCTTCTCAGGCGTTGACAGTTCGCAATAAATGTGTTGAGTTGTGCCGAATGCCAGCTCTCGCTATAACTCTATCCCTAGAACATTGTAGTAAGAACCCAGACATTGATGATAGTGACATGGTAGCATTTATTTCCGGATTGTTACTGGGGAATGATCAGTCTATAAG AAACTGGATTGCCCTATTTATACGTACAGGCCAAAAACGCAAAGGTGAAGCCCCAAGTAACGCTCTCCAACAGTTGAGAGATGAACTATTGCATAGATTACAAGTGATCTTGGATGCTTCGATGGAAAGCCATCTACCAGACAATATGATTGTTCAGGCCTCCGCTTTACTAAGATTATATTGTGCTCTGAGAGGAATAGCAGCAATCAA GTTCCAAGATGAAGAAGTTAacttaataataaaattattgacGTCTCATCCAAGTCCAACACCAGCAGGCGTGAGATTTGTGTCGATCGGTCTCTGCATGTTAATAGCTTGCCCTTCTTTGATATCTTTGCAAGAACACGAAAGAAAGAGCATAGAATGG GTACAATGGTTGGTTAATGAAGAAGCCTACTTTGAGTCGGCTAGTGGAGTTACGGCCTCCTTTGGCGAGATGCTCCTCCTAATGGCTATTCATTTCCACAGCAACCAGCTCAGCGCCATCTGTGATTTAGTCTGTGCAACCCTAGGTATGAAAATACCGATCAGACATAACAATATGACCAGGATGAAGCAAGTTTTCACCCTGGAAATTTTCACCGAACAGGTTGTAACTGCGCATGCCATAAAGGTGCCAGTCACAAATAATCTGAACGCAAACATGAGCGGATTTCTGCCGATACATTGTATACACCAACTTTTGAAATCCAGGGCGTTTGCGAAGCACAACGTTAACATCAAGAACTGGATTTATAAACAG ATTTGTACCAGCGTCAGTCCTCTTCATTCTGTACTACCTCTCCTTGTGGAGGTATTCGTTAACAGCATCATAGTCCCGACCAACAAGAACGCAGAGCATACCAACAAACCACTCACGGAGAACGAAATCCGTAGGGTCTTCCAAAGCTCCATCTTTGGCCAGTATTTCGACCAGAAAAAATCCATATTCACGATGGACTTCGATAACAGCATGGAAGATAAAGACGTCGTAGTCGATAACACAAGTTTAACACCCCAACTTCTCCTGCTTTATTATCTGTTGTTGTACGAGGACTGCAGACTCAACAACGCTCAGGTGCTCGCGGCCCACAACAGGAAAGTCAAGATTTACAGTTCCGAATTCATGTCCGAGCTGCCCATCAAGTATCTTCTTCATCACGCTCAGAAAGACCAGAGCTCGTATTCCGGATTGTTtggacctcttttgaagctacTTGCCACCCATTTCCCGCATTTAGCCCTTGTCGAAGATTGGTTAGACGACATTTCCATGACTGTGGAAAATAGACCAGAGCATGTCTCGGAAATTA GTCTTGTAGAGGCATTCAACAACATCGAAGAGAGTCCATCCAAGTTAAATTCAGTGCTTCAAACTCTCCTTAAACACGAACCGATCGATATATGGCCGTTTGCTGAAGTCTTCACCTATTATGCTAGGAATGTCTTGGGAGATAAGGTACCCAGATACATCCAGGACCTTTACAAGGATATCTGGTTGAGGATGAACACGGTATTGCCGCGCAGACTGTGGGTATTGACCGTTAAGAATTTAGTCGATGACTTTAGCAGCTTGACCAGGATAGATGTAGCCGAAGATCCCCTCCAG ATACTTAGATGCGACGAACGGGTTTTCAGATGCGCTCCAATGTATGCCATTGTTTTGAGGGTGCTGAGAGCTAGCTTAGCATCGTCAAGAAGTCAGCTTTTGCAACATCTTCAGGCCAACCCTAAGTTAGACCCCAGTGGACAAGTTATGGTGGAGCCAGATCGAGAAAGTATATGTAAAGCAACGATTGATGCTCAG gAAAGTGCAGCGGTACAGATGCTCTTGGAGTCCTGCTTGGAAACTGAGCAGGACGTAACTGTTCCTGGCCAGCAATGGGCGCTTCAAGAAGTGCGTTCCCTAGTTTGCAGTTACATTCATCAAGTCTTCATTGCCGAAGCTGGCTTGGCCACACTCGTTCATTTCCAG GGCTACCCTAGCGAATTACTTGCTGTGACCGTCAAAGGAATTCCTTCCATGCATATTTGCGCCGATTTTATCGTGGAACTGATGCAACAGCCCAGTTTGAAGAAACAAATATTCGCCATACAGTTGCTGTCTCACCTCTCCGTCCAGTACGCCTTGCCCAAAAACCTGAATAACTGCGTGACGGCTTTGAATCTTCTCTACGCCCTTCTGGGAG GGCTGTCTTGCGGGCAGAGGGTAAAACTGTTCACTCCCATCCTACCAGCCCTGGTGCGTATCAGCGAGGCCTTTCCGCCCTTGGTTCCGGACATAATGAACCTACTGATGCAACTGGCCAAGATATCCGAATCGCAGGCTTCCTTGGCGTCCCATTTCGACGCTCATCTCGGTAAGAGTCTGGAGATATCTGCTCAGGAGAGCAGGGAACTGTGCGACCTGACCCAGAAGACCTTCTCCGAAATCCTGGACAAGGCGGTGTTGAAACCGGAGGTGTACAAGCAGACTTCGAATAATCTGCTGGTATAG
- the LOC123320841 gene encoding ras-related protein Rab-35, translated as MARDYDHLFKLLIIGDSGVGKSSLLLRFADNTFTGNYITTIGVDFKIKTINIDGQKVKLQIWDTAGQERFRTITSTYYRGTHGVIVVYDVTNGESFANVKRWLHEIEQNCDVVNRVLVGNKNDTPERKVVLTEDAQRFADTMNIQLFETSAKDNMNVEDMFLAITRLVLRSKREMKERQNFTQGDTVNLRKNNKQGKKKCC; from the exons ATGGCTAGAGATTACGATCATTTATTTAAATTACTCATAATTGGAGATAGTG GCGTTGGAAAAAGTTCTCTCTTATTGAGATTTGCTGATAATACTTTTACTGGAAATTATATAACTACCATAGGAGTAGACTTTAAAATTAAAACTATCAATATAGATGGTCAAAAAGTAAAATTGCAAATTTGGGACACTGCTGGTCAGGAGAGGTTCAGAACCATCACAAGCAC ataCTACAGAGGAACCCATGGTGTTATAGTTGTTTATGATGTTACTAATGGAGAATCATTTGCTAATGTAAAGAGATGGTTGCATGAAATAGAACAGAACTGCGACGTAGTTAATAGAGTATTAG TTGGTAACAAAAATGACACACCTGAGAGAAAAGTAGTGTTGACTGAAGATGCTCAGAGATTTGCAGATACCATGAACATTCAATTATTTGAAACCTCTGCCAAAGATAATATGAATGTAGAAGACATGTTCCTTGCCATAACACGCTTAGTCTTGAGGTCCAAGAGGGAAATGAAAGAAAGACAGAATTTCACTCAGGGTGACACAGTCAATTTAAGAAAGAACAACAAACAAGGGAAGAAAAAGTGTTGTTAA
- the LOC123320837 gene encoding probable ATP-dependent RNA helicase DHX34, whose amino-acid sequence MSDRRKYSFSEENKYRDKRKRHSSSGHEERHKRRRSSSPENRNIDTYKYELRRFLQEHANIQNVEDFWRFFEKYRNRQQGKTPEFNRSFLLNVEFTDKFSILFDRLPVLDKNGRKVMIRYEDFREFMLVIKIYNDFQQKTKFAKLKKLRKAQSELPIAQYKNEIIQKLEESRVLLIAGDTGCGKSTQVPQYVMEAGYKKIVCTQPRRIACISLSKRVAYETLTEFKSTVGYQIKFEKSKRADTAIIFMTEGLLLRQASEETTLNSYDVIILDEVHERHLFSDFLVGVMKCLLYKRNDFKLILMSATINLELFQNYFSEENVQVIQVPGRLYPIEINYRPIVKDPYERQKDKFNCTPYLQIIQMIDEKYPPNQKGDMLIFLNGFNEISKLADAVLEYSEHKKNWIVLPLHSTLSLEDQDKVFDYPPEGIRKCIISTNIAETSVTIDGIRFVIDSGKVNRMMYHTNGGVSKLSEMNISQDSAKQRMGRAGRTGPGVCFRLYSEEDYSKFEAFTPAEIHLVPLESLILYMISLGLNDITHFPFLEKPSAKSLEQAVEKLKFSGALGLDNDTLQLTPLGQALSTLPVDLTIGKMLILSTVFGKVNSVLALAALLSVQSPISQTAHKNLDAENLRKPLESSHGDPLTYLNFYKEWLNVKQSSTPISKHSNTESSRKWAKKRCLEEQRFYEVTKLLEQFRDILSEADLLTKELEPNLSSGERSIRHGELKNLKSMRYQMKQEDKTRRRKQLKYANFNEYDEEDDKSDIRDVEFRISNDFKKLQTLLEETSADSFKDVMLLKLILTSGLYPQVAVEDEHNSSKTVSERLFHTKSKNFLFLRPTSFFVTNPEILQLHNDDIEVPPPNYFSNRPISRKHQVLVYQSILETKKVYLMNCFRMPALQTLMLFGKRICTNSSFTKFVFDDFLSVDVPYYGQGKKLLKMSTALRQKWIKNLEKKLAKLETSEMNKKDVFYFIEDLISFMSTDVSYNIKRLLTADLKIIFKRESAFFQNEDPSFNPFDEDFTIVENQEFGGVNLTENIIYDCLIDEEWAWDLEETILGEAFVCEVCGAEIMGCSIFKRLQHEVKCKKMKDSEKEETDQSEGSQVVVKPNSKTFECEKCGQKLLLTPVDILKHKKSCN is encoded by the coding sequence ATGAGCGATAGGCGCAAATATTCGTTTTCGGAGGAAAACAAATACAGGGATAAACGAAAACGTCATTCTTCTTCGGGGCACGAAGAACGTCATAAACGTAGGCGTTCATCGTCGCCAGAAAACCGAAATATAGACACTTACAAGTACGAGCTGAGAAGATTCTTGCAGGAACACGCAAATATACAGAATGTTGAGGACTTCTGGAGGTTTTTCGAGAAGTATCGGAATCGACAGCAAGGCAAAACACCCGAATTCAATAGGAGTTTTCTTCTAAATGTTGAGTTTACCGATAAATTTAGCATTTTGTTCGATAGACTCCCAGTATTAGATAAGAATGGAAGGAAAGTGATGATTCGCTATGAAGACTTCAGAGAATTCATGCTGGTCATAAAAATTTACAACGATTTTCAACAGAAAACGAAGTTTGCGAAATTGAAGAAACTGAGGAAGGCTCAGAGTGAGCTGCCGATAGCTCAGTATAAGAACGAGATCATTCAAAAATTGGAAGAATCGAGAGTATTGCTGATTGCTGGAGACACAGGTTGTGGGAAATCAACACAAGTACCTCAGTATGTTATGGAAGCTGGCTATAAAAAAATAGTTTGTACACAACCTAGAAGAATAGCTTGTATCTCACTATCTAAAAGAGTAGCATATGAGACACTGACAGAATTTAAAAGCACAGTTGGCTACCAGATAAAGTTCGAGAAATCCAAAAGGGCAGATACAGCTATAATTTTCATGACAGAAGGTCTTTTATTGAGGCAAGCCAGTGAAGAAACCACATTGAATTCTTACGATGTTATAATTTTGGATGAAGTGCACGAAAGGCATTTATTCAGCGATTTTCTGGTAGGAGTAATGAAATGTTTATTGTACAAAAGGAATGACTTCAAATTAATACTGATGTCGGCAACAATCAATTTGGAATTGTTTCAAAACtatttttctgaagaaaacGTTCAAGTGATACAAGTTCCAGGAAGATTATATCCAATTGAGATAAATTATAGACCTATTGTGAAAGATCCCTATGAAAGACAGAAGGATAAATTCAATTGTACTCCTTACCTTCAAATCATCCAGATGATTGATGAGAAGTATCCTCCGAATCAAAAAGGCGACatgttgattttcttgaatgGTTTCAATGAAATATCAAAGTTGGCCGATGCTGTTCTGGAGTACAGCgaacataagaaaaattggaTTGTACTTCCCCTTCATAGTACCTTGAGTTTGGAGGATCAAGACAAGGTATTCGATTATCCTCCTGAAGGTATAAGAAAGTGTATAATTTCAACGAATATTGCTGAAACTTCAGTGACTATAGATGGTATAAGATTTGTAATAGACTCTGGTAAAGTGAACAGGATGATGTACCACACTAACGGGGGTGTCAGTAAATTGTCAGAGATGAACATTTCTCAGGATTCTGCGAAACAGAGGATGGGACGTGCTGGGAGAACTGGTCCTGGTGTTTGTTTTAGATTGTATTCGGAAGAAGACTACAGTAAGTTTGAAGCTTTTACACCTGCTGAGATTCATTTGGTTCCTTTGGAAAGCTTGATTTTGTACATGATTTCTTTGGGGTTGAACGATATCACGCATTTTCCATTTTTGGAGAAACCCAGCGCTAAGAGTCTGGAGCAAGCGGTTGAGAAGTTGAAATTCAGTGGTGCGTTAGGTTTGGATAACGATACCTTACAGTTGACACCTTTGGGTCAAGCTTTGAGCACTTTACCAGTAGATTTAACAATTGGGAAGATGTTAATTCTATCCACAGTTTTCGGTAAGGTTAACTCTGTTCTTGCCTTAGCTGCTTTACTGAGCGTTCAGAGTCCCATATCTCAAACGGCTCATAAGAATTTAGATGCCGAGAATCTAAGAAAACCTTTGGAATCATCTCACGGTGACCCCTTGACGTATCTCAATTTCTACAAGGAATGGTTGAATGTTAAACAATCTTCGACGCCTATTTCTAAACATTCAAACACCGAAAGTTCTAGGAAATGGGCCAAGAAACGATGTTTGGAAGAACAAAGATTCTATGAGGTGACAAAATTACTAGAACAATTCAGAGATATTTTAAGCGAAGCCGATCTGTTGACCAAAGAATTGGAACCTAATTTATCGAGTGGAGAAAGGTCTATAAGGCACGGTGaactgaaaaatttgaaatcgatGAGATACCAAATGAAACAAGAGGATAAAACGAGGAGAAGAAAGCAGTTGAAATACGCAAATTTCAATGAATACGACGAAGAAGACGACAAGAGTGACATAAGGGATGTGGAGTTTAGAATATCGAACGATTTTAAGAAATTGCAAACTTTACTGGAGGAAACTTCGGCCGACAGTTTCAAAGACGTGATGCTGTTGAAATTGATTCTAACCAGTGGTTTATACCCACAAGTAGCGGTGGAGGACGAACATAACTCATCGAAAACAGTTTCTGAAAGATTATTCCACACCAAGTCCAAAAACTTCTTGTTCCTCCGGCCCACGAGCTTTTTTGTTACGAATCCGGAGATCTTGCAGCTTCACAATGACGACATCGAGGTACCACCCCCGAACTACTTCAGTAACAGGCCGATCAGTCGCAAACACCAAGTGCTGGTCTATCAGTCGATCTTGGAAACGAAGAAGGTCTACCTGATGAATTGTTTCCGAATGCCCGCCTTGCAAACGTTGATGTTGTTCGGGAAGAGGATTTGCACGAATTCCAGCTTTACGAAGTTCGTGTTCGACGATTTTTTGAGCGTGGACGTTCCTTATTATGGACAGgggaagaaattgttgaaaatgtcTACGGCATTGAGGCAGAAGTGGATTAAAAACTTGGAGAAGAAGCTGGCGAAATTGGAAACGTCCGAGATGAACAAAAAGGATGTATTCTATTTTATAGAAGATTTGATTTCGTTTATGAGTACGGACGTGAGTTATAACATCAAAAGATTGTTGACCGCCGACCTGAAGATAATATTCAAAAGGGAGAGTGCGTTCTTCCAGAACGAGGACCCATCCTTCAATCCTTTCGATGAGGATTTTACTATAGTGGAAAATCAGGAATTTGGCGGTGTTAATCTCACGGAAAACATCATTTACGATTGTTTGATCGATGAAGAATGGGCTTGGGACCTGGAAGAGACGATTTTAGGGGAGGCGTTCGTCTGTGAGGTTTGCGGTGCTGAAATCATGGGTTGTTCGATTTTCAAGCGGCTCCAACACGAAGTTAAGTGCAAGAAAATGAAGGACAGTGAAAAGGAAGAGACAGATCAATCGGAAGGTTCTCAAGTTGTGGTTAAACCTAATTCGAAGACGTTCGAATGCGAGAAGTGCGGACAGAAATTGTTGTTAACGcctgtggatattttaaaacaTAAGAAATCTTGTAATTGA